A single region of the Populus nigra chromosome 2, ddPopNigr1.1, whole genome shotgun sequence genome encodes:
- the LOC133682635 gene encoding THO complex subunit 5B, producing the protein MEDGEIVEAVAMEEDMQFSSYESLKETKSSVEEIISQLLSMKRESKSKSQLPEFIAQMFLNFVNLRQVNRSILLEEDKVKAETEKAKAPVDFTTLQLHNLMYEKSHYLKAIKACKDFRSKYPDIELVNEDEFFRDAPQHIKGSNLSTDTSHNLMLKRLNYELHQRKELCKLREKLEQKKKGLLETIANRKKFLLSLPSHLKSLKKASLPVQNQLGVLHTKKLKQHNLAELLPPPLYVIYSQLLAQKEAFGECIDLEVVGSVKDAQSFARQQANKDSSISTNVETSRLEDDAPDEEDDGQRRRKRPKRVQSKEGVDQAGSYQAHPLKVFLHIFDDEVSDPKSAKLITLKFEYLLKLNVVCVGVEGSLEGPENNILCNLFPNDTGAELPQQSAKLIVGDNLAFDERRTSRPYKWVQHLAGIDFLPETAPLLGDLETASSETAKNEIVLSGLSLYRQQNRVQTVVQRIRSRKRAQLALVEQLESLMKLEWPPLNCESVPWVLHTPLCNLHGWSPAGPPPNQASTLAVTDTNIVQEPIDVNMDGRLESAREDGELPSLIAAASAVNDVKLTPKVSTLEHSRQLSLMSKSIISPISKVKSQSFKKYDEDFDLLLDTDSDLDELSQIEPEVETDACIKYYEMAEKSWVDYGVKEYTLVLMRKKDDGEKKVKLEAKVKISMEYPLRPPLFGLSLYSAAENHDENNGSERYNELRAMEAEVNLYILKLLPLDQENHVLAHQVRYLAMLFDYLMDEASPSAKCTSVVDVGLCKPVSGSLLARSFRGRDRRKMISWKDMECTSGYPY; encoded by the exons atgGAGGACGGCGAGATAGTGGAGGCAGTGGCAATGGAAGAAGACATGCAATTCTCTTCCTACGAATCACTCAAAGAAACCAAATCATCTGTAGAGGAAATCATTTCCCAACTCCTCTCTATGAAAAGAGAGTCCAAATCCAAATCTCAACTCCCCGAATTCATCGCTCAAATGTTCCTCAACTTCGTCAATCTCCGCCAG GTCAATAGGTCGATTTTGCTAGAGGAAGATAAAGTGAAAGCGGAGACGGAGAAAGCAAAAGCTCCGGTGGATTTTACGACTTTGCAGTTACATAATTTGATGTATGAGAAGAGCCATTATCTTAAAGCTATAAAAGCTTGTAAGGATTTTAGATCTAAATATCCTGATATTGAACTTGTAAATGAAGATGAGTTTTTTCGCGATGCTCCTCAGCATATTAAAGGGTCAAATTTGTCTACTGATACTTCGCATAATTTGATGCTGAAGAGACTAAATTACGAACTTCATcag agAAAAGAGCTGTGTAAGTTGCGTGAGAAACTGGAACAGAAGAAGAAAGGTTTGTTGGAGACTATTGCGAATAGGAAGAAGTTCTTGTTGAGTTTGCCGTCGCATCTTAAATCGCTTAAGAAAGCTTCATTGCCAGTACAGAATCAGTTAGGGGTTCTGCATACCAAGAAATTAAAGCAGCATAACTTGGCGGAGTTACTTCCGCCTCCACTTTATGTGATTTACTCGCAGTTGTTGGCGCAAAAGGAAGCATTTGGAGAATGTATTGATCTGGAGGTGGTGGGAAGTGTTAAAGATGCTCAATCATTTGCTCGTCAGCAAGCGAATAAGGACAGCA GTATATCTACCAATGTAGAGACTTCCAGGTTGGAGGACGATGCACCTGATGAGGAAGATGATGGTCAAAGAAGGAGAAAGAGGCCAAAGAGGGTTCAAAGCAAAGAGGGCGTTGATCAGGCGGGATCATATCAAGCTCACCCGCTCAAGGTTTTTCTCCATATATTTGACGATGAGGTTTCTGATCCAAAATCTGCAAAGCTCATTACTCTGAAGTTTGAATACTTGCTGAAGTTGAATGTTGTATGTGTTGGGGTTGAAGGGTCACTTGAAGGACCAGAAAATAACATCTTATGCAACTTATTTCCCAATGACACTGGAGCTGAGCTGCCTCAGCAG TCAGCAAAGCTCATTGTAGGTGACAACCTTGCATTTGATGAAAGGAGAACTTCACGTCCATATAAGTGGGTCCAGCATTTGGCAGGAATTGATTTCTTACCAGAGACAGCCCCGTTACTCGGCGACCTTGAAACTGCAAGCAGTGAAACTGCTAAAAACGAGATTGTTTTATCTGGATTGTCACTGTATCGCCAACAGAATCGGGTGCAGACAGTTGTGCAAAGAATTCGCTCTCGGAAAAGGGCTCAGCTGGCTCTTGT GGAACAACTTGAATCGCTTATGAAGCTTGAATGGCCTCCTCTGAATTGTGAAAGTGTTCCATGGGTTTTGCATACACCTTTATGCAATTTACATGGCTGGTCGCCAGCAGGGCCTCCACCTAATCAAGCTTCAACTTTGGCTGTTACTGATACGAATATAGTTCAGGAACCAATAGATGTCAATATGGATGGAAGATTGGAGAGTGCTAGGGAAGATGGGGAGCTTCCATCTCTAATTGCAGCTGCTTCTGCTGTGAATGATGTTAAACTTACTCCAAAAGTATCTACTCTAGAGCATTCCAGGCAGCTGAGTTTAATGTCGAAGAGCATTATATCACCAATTAGTAAGGTGAaatcacaaagtttcaagaaatATGATGAAGATTTTGATCTCTTGCTGGATACTGATAGTGATTTGGACGAGCTTTCACAAATTGAGCCAGAGGTAGAAACCGACGCTTGTATTAAATACTATGAAATGGCTGAAAAGTCATGGGTGGATTATGGGGTTAAAGAATATACTCTTGTCTTAATGAGGAAAAAGGATGACGGAGAGAAGAAAGTAAAGTTAGAAGCGAAG gTTAAAATCAGCATGGAGTATCCTCTTAGGCCTCCTCTCTTTGGCTTGAGTCTGTACAGTGCTGCAGAAAATCATGATGAGAATAATGGCTCTGAACGGTACAATGAACTTCGAGCCATGGAAGCTGAG GTAAATCTTTATATATTAAAGCTGCTACCTTTGGATCAAGAAAATCATGTCTTAGCTCATCAAGTGCGCTATCTTGCAATGTTGTTTGACTATTTAATGGATGAGGCATCTCCAAGTGCAAAATGTACTTCTGTTGTCGATGTTGGCTTGTGTAAACCTGTTAGTGGTAGTCTTCTTGCTAGATCATTTAGAGGGAGGGATCGCAGGAAGATGATATCCTGGAAGGACATGGAATGCACCTCTGGCTACCCATACTAG